Proteins encoded within one genomic window of Pyxidicoccus xibeiensis:
- a CDS encoding class I SAM-dependent methyltransferase, with translation MPNLLDLPRQALMDLRSRLSHLPLVSQLPLRNVVPDSLLLSSPAPQDHAFADPERVDAWQKACERYVRPGQVVMDACSGSGLRTFMAASRHPKKLYAVDGTRLLDTAQWVARRNGLEHIDFVRAHPWQYQPQEKVDVLLHELLGDALFDAGLVPRMLDLRTRVLKPGGRILPNRFEVFVEPVQLRDEACIPFIWSQRFPTVDYSCLQTLREAMNPSYFTRVIRSYEVDHLLCDPEPAFAFDLESMAADGLPHRVRYERPVSEEGRVDGFCLFYKVAFDAELSFTVSPLRGQNHAGMTLLRVDPREFERFDTLSFELELADPADVRTWRWQFT, from the coding sequence ATGCCGAATCTGCTCGACCTGCCTCGACAGGCGTTGATGGACCTGCGCTCACGCCTGAGCCACCTTCCACTGGTTTCACAGCTGCCGCTGCGCAACGTGGTGCCCGACAGCCTGCTGCTGTCCAGTCCCGCGCCGCAGGACCACGCGTTCGCGGACCCGGAGCGGGTCGACGCGTGGCAGAAGGCGTGTGAGCGCTACGTGCGGCCCGGGCAGGTGGTGATGGACGCGTGCAGCGGCTCGGGGCTGCGCACCTTCATGGCGGCCAGCCGCCACCCGAAGAAGCTGTATGCGGTGGACGGCACGCGGCTGCTGGACACGGCGCAGTGGGTGGCCCGGCGCAATGGCCTGGAGCACATCGACTTCGTGCGCGCGCACCCGTGGCAGTACCAGCCACAGGAGAAGGTGGACGTGCTGCTGCACGAGCTGCTGGGAGACGCCCTCTTCGACGCCGGGCTGGTGCCGAGGATGCTCGACTTGCGCACCCGGGTGCTGAAGCCGGGAGGCCGGATCCTCCCCAACCGCTTCGAGGTCTTCGTGGAGCCGGTGCAGCTGCGGGACGAGGCCTGCATCCCCTTCATCTGGAGCCAGCGCTTCCCCACGGTGGACTACAGCTGCCTGCAGACGCTGCGCGAGGCGATGAACCCGTCCTACTTCACGCGCGTCATCCGCTCGTACGAGGTGGACCACCTGCTATGCGACCCGGAGCCCGCCTTCGCCTTCGACCTGGAGTCCATGGCGGCGGATGGCCTGCCTCACCGCGTCCGCTACGAGCGGCCCGTGTCGGAGGAGGGGCGCGTGGACGGCTTCTGCCTCTTCTACAAGGTGGCCTTCGACGCCGAGCTGTCCTTCACCGTGTCGCCGCTGCGCGGACAGAACCACGCGGGCATGACGCTGTTGCGCGTGGACCCGCGCGAGTTCGAGCGCTTCGACACGCTGTCCTTCGAGCTGGAGCTGGCGGACCCCGCCGACGTGCGCACCTGGCGCTGGCAGTTCACCTGA
- a CDS encoding WS/DGAT/MGAT family O-acyltransferase, whose amino-acid sequence MRAHERMASVDALWFHMEEPANLMMITAVLWFEGRLDFERLQAVARERLVERYPRFRQRVVLGRLGAPHWEDAPDFDLDAHLSRLTVPAPGDRAALETLVGQWMSTPLERSRPLWQFHVLEGAAGGDVLLCRLHHCLADGIALARVLLTLTDAQGAEEGVAPELREERRAPAPGLARWMRGARVVAGAARAAVRKGAELAAEPILAGDLVRQGARGAAAMAKLLVIPQDPRTPLRGPLGPEKRAAWSDPVPLERVKAVGRVLGGTVNDVLLAAVTGALRRYLESQGVPPEDLHALVPVNLRPLDEPVPRELGNRFGVVFLRLPVHLEEPQRRLTELARRMGEVKRSPEAVLTFGALEVLGYAPAAVERAMVDAFGSKATLVATNVPGPREAVSLAGTQLGGLTFWVPQAGHLGLGVSLFSYAGQVTVGVAADAGRMADPHALIRAFHDEMDALAAAVPAAE is encoded by the coding sequence ATGCGGGCGCACGAGCGGATGGCGAGCGTGGACGCGCTGTGGTTCCACATGGAGGAACCCGCGAATCTGATGATGATTACCGCCGTGCTCTGGTTCGAGGGCCGGCTGGACTTCGAGCGGCTCCAGGCGGTGGCCCGCGAGCGGCTGGTGGAGCGCTACCCGCGCTTCCGGCAGCGCGTGGTGCTGGGGCGGCTGGGGGCGCCCCACTGGGAGGATGCGCCGGACTTCGACCTGGACGCGCACCTGTCGCGCCTCACGGTGCCAGCGCCCGGGGACCGCGCCGCGCTGGAGACGCTGGTGGGGCAGTGGATGAGCACGCCCCTGGAGCGCTCACGGCCGCTGTGGCAGTTCCACGTGCTGGAGGGCGCGGCGGGCGGGGACGTGCTGCTGTGCCGGCTGCACCACTGCCTGGCGGATGGGATTGCGCTGGCGCGGGTACTGCTGACGCTCACGGACGCGCAAGGGGCGGAGGAGGGCGTGGCGCCGGAGCTGCGCGAGGAGCGGCGGGCCCCGGCGCCCGGGCTGGCGCGGTGGATGCGCGGCGCGCGGGTGGTGGCGGGGGCGGCGCGGGCGGCGGTGCGAAAGGGGGCGGAGCTGGCGGCGGAGCCCATCCTCGCGGGGGACCTGGTGCGGCAGGGGGCGCGGGGCGCGGCGGCGATGGCGAAGCTGCTGGTGATTCCGCAGGACCCGCGCACGCCGCTGCGGGGGCCGCTGGGGCCGGAGAAGCGCGCCGCGTGGTCGGACCCGGTGCCGCTGGAGCGGGTGAAGGCGGTGGGCCGCGTGCTGGGCGGCACGGTGAATGACGTGCTGCTGGCGGCGGTGACGGGGGCGCTGCGGCGGTATCTGGAGTCTCAGGGCGTGCCGCCGGAGGACCTGCACGCGCTGGTGCCGGTGAACCTGCGTCCGTTGGATGAGCCCGTGCCGCGCGAGCTGGGCAACCGCTTCGGCGTGGTGTTCCTGCGGCTGCCGGTGCACCTGGAGGAGCCCCAGCGGCGGTTGACGGAGCTGGCGCGGCGGATGGGCGAGGTGAAGCGCTCGCCGGAAGCGGTGCTGACGTTCGGCGCGCTGGAGGTGCTGGGGTACGCGCCCGCGGCGGTGGAGCGGGCGATGGTGGATGCGTTCGGATCCAAGGCCACGCTGGTGGCCACCAACGTGCCCGGCCCGCGCGAGGCGGTGTCGCTGGCGGGCACGCAGCTGGGCGGGCTCACGTTCTGGGTGCCCCAGGCGGGGCACCTCGGCCTGGGGGTGAGCCTCTTCAGCTACGCGGGGCAGGTGACGGTGGGCGTGGCGGCGGACGCGGGCCGGATGGCCGACCCGCATGCGCTCATCCGCGCGTTCCATGACGAGATGGACGCGCTGGCCGCCGCGGTGCCCGCTGCCGAGTGA
- a CDS encoding sigma-54-dependent transcriptional regulator — protein sequence MSEPLKGNVLLVDDDPAVAKVLGALLTQAGLTAHVARDGQEALSLLGRKPIDVVVSDVRMPGMDGMQLLTEVARGWPDVPVILLTAHGTVPLAVEAMRAGAADFVLKPFDREEILFTVRKALLRAHDDTAREPLRAPSPFIGSSRAMADVQTMLAKAATGTATVLLRGESGTGKELAAKAVHDGSPRRTGPFVKLHCAALPDTLLESELFGYEKGAFTGAANRKPGRVELANGGTLFLDEVGDIPLSMQVKLLRVIQERELERLGGTQSVKVDVRFVAATHQPLEELVKAGRFREDLFYRLNVVPVELPPLRARPEDIEPLARHFLEVHAKANGRPPFTLTHDGLAVLQAQPWPGNVRQLQNFLERLVVLSDGQVLTGAEVTRELARQPGLSPAPAAPAPAGAPSLPSAQPAGADAGLTLESQRKGMERQALADALKRAGDNRTLAARLLGISRRTLYNKLEEHGLL from the coding sequence CAGGCGGGGCTGACGGCGCATGTGGCCCGGGACGGGCAGGAGGCGCTGTCGCTGCTGGGGCGCAAGCCCATCGACGTCGTGGTGAGCGACGTGCGCATGCCGGGCATGGACGGCATGCAGCTGCTGACGGAGGTGGCGCGGGGCTGGCCGGACGTGCCCGTCATCCTGCTCACCGCGCACGGCACGGTGCCGCTGGCGGTGGAGGCGATGCGGGCGGGCGCGGCGGACTTCGTGCTCAAGCCGTTCGACCGGGAGGAGATCCTCTTCACCGTCCGCAAGGCGCTGCTGCGCGCGCACGACGACACGGCGCGCGAGCCGCTCCGGGCGCCGAGCCCCTTCATCGGGAGCAGCCGGGCCATGGCGGACGTGCAGACGATGCTGGCGAAGGCGGCCACGGGCACCGCCACGGTGCTGCTGCGCGGCGAGTCCGGCACGGGCAAGGAGCTGGCCGCGAAGGCGGTGCATGACGGCAGCCCGAGGCGCACGGGGCCCTTCGTGAAGCTGCACTGCGCGGCGCTGCCGGACACGCTGCTGGAGAGCGAGCTGTTCGGCTACGAGAAGGGCGCCTTCACGGGCGCGGCCAACCGCAAGCCCGGGCGCGTGGAGCTGGCGAACGGCGGCACGCTGTTCCTGGACGAGGTGGGCGACATTCCCCTCTCCATGCAGGTGAAGCTGCTGCGCGTGATTCAGGAGCGCGAGCTGGAGCGACTGGGCGGCACGCAGTCGGTCAAGGTGGACGTGCGCTTCGTGGCGGCCACGCACCAGCCGCTGGAGGAGCTGGTGAAGGCGGGCCGCTTCCGCGAGGACCTCTTCTACCGGCTCAACGTGGTGCCGGTGGAACTGCCCCCGCTGCGCGCGCGCCCGGAGGACATCGAGCCGCTGGCCCGGCACTTCCTGGAGGTGCACGCGAAGGCCAACGGCCGGCCGCCCTTCACGCTGACCCACGATGGCCTGGCGGTGCTCCAGGCGCAGCCGTGGCCGGGCAACGTGCGCCAGCTCCAGAACTTCCTGGAGCGGCTGGTGGTGCTGTCGGACGGGCAGGTGCTGACCGGCGCCGAGGTGACGCGCGAGCTGGCACGCCAGCCGGGCCTGTCCCCTGCCCCCGCCGCGCCCGCGCCGGCTGGAGCCCCGAGCCTCCCGAGCGCGCAGCCCGCGGGTGCGGACGCGGGGCTCACGCTGGAGTCGCAGCGCAAGGGCATGGAGCGACAGGCGCTGGCGGACGCGCTGAAGCGCGCGGGCGACAACCGCACGCTGGCGGCGCGGCTGCTCGGCATCAGCCGGCGCACGCTCTACAACAAGCTGGAGGAGCACGGGCTGCTGTGA